In Pyrus communis chromosome 8, drPyrComm1.1, whole genome shotgun sequence, one genomic interval encodes:
- the LOC137743506 gene encoding uncharacterized protein translates to MDSSGLGGGFMSGPSGGILNLESPVPRRQEMQLGHQLLGHHQHHMNVMGGGGIAGDRHPIGLVEVKGSVPKVGSTIAKGKAVASFNGNNGYNLSDDDEQNYTDDESIEGAKGKKGSRWQRMKWTDNVVRLLIDVVACVGDDGSDEGGEGLKRKSGILQKKGKWKTVSQIMISKGCRVSPQQCEDKFNDLNKRYKRLNDILGRGTSCRVVENPALMDAMPHLSAKAKDDVRKILSSKHLFYKEMCAYHNGQRIPDCQELNPHGYSLPLGRCSKDINGSEEEEAEENHDSEDDKLDNEDHNDADNDRERMRRMSERKKAREEDGHMWPQHVPLDSFEVEVGDCFQDATKSLWERRDWIKKQKLQLEEQRVSFHAEALEIEKQRYKWLRYCSKKDRELERLRLENERMKLENERRVLQLRQKEVELDLRRSEASLEPSSLGLGRDHIDLGRH, encoded by the coding sequence ATGGATAGTTCGGGTTTGGGAGGTGGGTTTATGTCTGGTCCCAGTGGGGGGATACTAAACCTTGAATCGCCGGTTCCTAGACGCCAAGAGATGCAGTTGGGTCATCAATTGTTAGGACATCACCAACATCACATGAATGTGATGGGGGGCGGCGGCATTGCAGGCGATCGTCATCCCATTGGGCTTGTGGAAGTGAAAGGGTCAGTCCCAAAAGTTGGTTCGACTATTGCCAAAGGGAAGGCAGTTGCTTCGTTTAATGGCAATAACGGTTACAATTTGAGTGATGACGATGAACAAAATTATACAGATGATGAGAGCATTGAAGGTGCCAAGGGAAAAAAGGGATCTCGATGGCAGCGGATGAAGTGGACAGATAATGTGGTCAGGCTTCTTATTGATGTTGTTGCTTGCGTGGGTGATGATGGTTCGGATGAAGGTGGTGAGGGGCTTAAGAGGAAATCTGGGATATTACAGAAGAAGGGTAAGTGGAAGACTGTGTCACAAATAATGATTAGTAAAGGTTGTCGTGTTTCTCCTCAGCAGTGTGAAGACAAGTTTAATGACTTGAACAAAAGGTATAAGAGGTTGAACGATATTCTCGGGAGAGGAACTAGTTGTAGAGTGGTAGAGAATCCTGCTCTTATGGATGCAATGCCCCACCTCTCTGCCAAGGCGAAGGATGACGTTAGGAAGATACTGAGCTCAAAACACTTGTTTTATAAAGAAATGTGTGCTTATCATAATGGACAGAGGATACCTGACTGCCAAGAGCTCAATCCCCATGGCTATTCCCTACCTCTTGGGAGGTGCTCAAAAGACATTAATGGATccgaggaagaagaagctgaAGAAAACCATGATAGTGAGGATGATAAATTGGACAACGAAGATCATAACGATGCTGATAATGATAGGGAGAGAATGAGAAGAATGAGTGAGAGGAAGAAGGCTAGGGAAGAAGATGGCCATATGTGGCCACAACATGTTCCTCTCGATAGTTTTGAAGTTGAAGTGGGTGACTGTTTTCAAGACGCAACAAAGTCGTTATGGGAACGGAGAGATTGGATCAAGAAACAGAAGCTGCAACTTGAAGAGCAAAGAGTCAGCTTCCATGCTGAAGCTTTGGAGATTGAGAAGCAAAGGTATAAATGGCTAAGATATTGTAGCAAGAAAGACAGGGAACTGGAGAGGCTGAGACTGGAGAATGAGAGAATGAAATTAGAGAACGAGAGAAGGGTATTGCAACTGAGACAGAAGGAAGTGGAATTAGATTTGAGGAGGTCAGAAGCTTCCTTGGAGCCTTCCTCGCTTGGGCTAGGAAGAGATCATATAGATTTGGGAAGGCATTAA